One genomic segment of Microbacterium sp. ProA8 includes these proteins:
- a CDS encoding DUF3515 family protein, with protein MRVPPSPVAIRLVAIGLAAVAAIGLTGCTSTVDLDPAESANDPLCAEITSNLPGTVSGQPRRWTDAQATGAWGEPAKVLLTCGVEPPGPTVLRCESVAGVDWIIDDSDAPRFRLTTFGRTPAVEIYLDTTADEAGEGASSRDVLDALSPIVSVLPVDGECLERGATPAP; from the coding sequence GTGCGTGTTCCTCCCTCCCCGGTCGCGATCCGACTGGTCGCGATCGGATTGGCGGCCGTCGCCGCGATCGGCCTGACGGGGTGCACCTCGACCGTCGACCTCGATCCGGCCGAGTCGGCGAACGACCCGCTGTGCGCGGAGATCACGTCGAACCTGCCCGGGACGGTCAGCGGACAGCCCCGACGGTGGACGGACGCCCAGGCCACCGGCGCGTGGGGCGAACCCGCGAAGGTGCTGCTGACATGCGGCGTCGAGCCTCCAGGGCCGACGGTGCTGCGGTGCGAGAGCGTGGCGGGCGTCGACTGGATCATCGACGACTCCGACGCGCCGCGCTTCCGGTTGACGACGTTCGGCCGCACCCCCGCCGTCGAGATCTACCTCGACACCACCGCCGATGAGGCCGGCGAGGGGGCGTCCAGCCGCGACGTCCTGGATGCGCTGTCGCCGATCGTGAGCGTGCTGCCGGTCGACGGCGAGTGCCTCGAACGCGGCGCCACGCCCGCCCCCTGA
- a CDS encoding D-alanine--D-alanine ligase family protein — MDKPAVAVLFGGRSSEHSISSATAGGVLRAIDRDRYRVIPIGITRDGVFVLEDDDPDKFALDADRLPEVVDNGTRVVWPEGGADRTLRVRRADGSVDELGRLDVVLPILHGLHGEDGTVQGFFDTLGIPYAGGGVLDSALCMDKHFMKIVLAAAGVPVSPWVTVTRARWESDPEGVRADAAALGEPTFVKPARAGSSVGVSKVHDSSELAEALELAFAEDDKVLIESAIVGREVEVAILEGRGGAIARASLPGEIVLTTREFYDFEGKYLGGEGAEVVCPADLTDAEISAIQELGIRAFQAVDGKGLARVDFFLTNDGLYVNELNTMPGFTPISMFPKCWIASGVSYPQLITELVDTALERTTRVTATANAR; from the coding sequence ATGGACAAGCCGGCGGTGGCGGTGCTCTTTGGCGGTCGATCCAGCGAGCACTCGATCAGTTCCGCAACGGCGGGCGGGGTGCTCCGGGCGATCGACCGTGACCGTTACCGGGTGATCCCGATCGGGATCACCCGCGACGGCGTGTTCGTGCTCGAGGACGACGATCCCGACAAGTTCGCGCTCGATGCCGACCGGCTGCCCGAAGTCGTCGACAACGGCACGCGCGTCGTGTGGCCCGAAGGCGGCGCCGACCGGACGCTGCGCGTGCGCCGGGCCGACGGCTCGGTGGACGAGCTCGGCCGCCTGGACGTGGTGCTGCCGATCCTCCATGGCCTGCACGGCGAGGACGGCACCGTCCAGGGCTTCTTCGACACGCTCGGCATCCCGTATGCAGGCGGCGGTGTCCTGGACTCCGCGCTGTGCATGGACAAACACTTCATGAAGATCGTGCTCGCCGCCGCCGGCGTGCCGGTGTCGCCCTGGGTGACGGTCACCCGTGCGCGCTGGGAGAGCGACCCCGAGGGTGTGCGAGCCGATGCCGCAGCCCTCGGCGAGCCCACGTTCGTCAAGCCTGCGCGCGCGGGGTCGAGCGTCGGCGTCTCGAAGGTGCATGATTCCTCCGAGCTCGCGGAAGCCCTGGAACTGGCGTTCGCCGAGGACGACAAGGTGCTCATCGAGTCGGCCATCGTGGGCCGCGAGGTCGAGGTGGCGATCCTCGAGGGGCGCGGGGGCGCGATCGCCCGCGCATCGCTGCCCGGCGAGATCGTGCTGACGACACGGGAGTTCTACGACTTCGAGGGCAAGTACCTCGGCGGCGAGGGTGCCGAGGTCGTCTGTCCGGCCGACCTGACGGACGCCGAGATCTCGGCGATCCAGGAGCTCGGCATCCGTGCGTTCCAGGCGGTGGACGGCAAGGGACTCGCCCGCGTGGACTTCTTCCTGACGAACGACGGCCTCTACGTCAACGAGCTGAACACCATGCCGGGATTCACCCCGATCTCCATGTTCCCGAAGTGCTGGATCGCCTCGGGTGTGTCGTACCCGCAGCTGATCACCGAGCTCGTCGACACGGCGCTCGAGCGCACCACGCGCGTGACGGCGACCGCGAACGCGCGCTGA